GCCACTTTTCCGCCGTTAATGTGGCGATAAAAATTCACTCGGAACATATCCCCGATTTCGGTGAATTCCGGGAGGGCCACGCCATATTCCTGACACAACGTATTAATCCGCTGGAAACCGGAGCCCCATCCTTCGAGAACATGAACCTTTTCCAAAGTGCGGGCAAGAGTCTTGTTACGGATAGACGAGCGACCGCTCAAGGCCTCTTCAAGAGTCAGCGTTCCGTAAAGAGTTCCCGGTGAAGAAATCTCCACACGGTCATCATATACAGCCACCTGCACGCTGGAATTCATTTGATAATTCCTATGGATTGCAGCATTGATTATTAGCTCTCGAATAGCTTTCGGCGGGAGTTCGTACTTTTCATCATGAACGACCCCGTTTATTTCGATGGCCATATTCAGGTGGTTGAGAACGAACTTGTAAGCATCGTCAATCTGCTTGCAGAGGGGGCCATTATAATCCTTTTTATCTAGAAAGTCAGCTCGCATAGTTCCACGGAACCGGGCACACTGAATTCGCGAAGTATATTCATGCTTGCCCAAGAGAATAGCCAACGCATTCGTCGCCTTGTCATGCGAACGACCTGTCAGAAGATGCAAGTTTTCTAAATCCGCTTTTGTAATTTTACGCTTGGCCCTTTTTGAAAAGTCCTTGCAAAGAAATGCTATATCGGCATCGGTCACCTTGAGCGAACGATACGGGAGTCCATCGTTTATCGGCAATACTATCCTTGAGTTCGAACAAGTCGGCTTTTTTAGGGATGCCAATAAACTCGCGACGATTATTAACGCCAACAACAAATTTGCCGCCCGCCCCATTCGCAAAAGCAACGATAGACTTGACCCATTTTTCAGAATCTTCGGGCAGCTCCACCTTGTATTCCAAGGTGCGGCTCTCGCCATTCAGAATTTCTTGCTGTAAAGACATTCGTATTTTCCTCTAGTCCATGGGATTCCTATTCTACCTAAATATAACTCCATCCACTTGACACAAAGTGACAAAATGCAACTATTTTCCGAGGCATTTCAGTTCTTTCTAATCCTAATTCACCATATACGCTTTCAATTTACTTTCAAGCTGTTCGCGTTCATTGCTTCCCTTGGTAGAAAATCTCACATAATCAATGCCATACCTTTCTAATATACAATCTTTCATACGATCGCGTTCTGCCTGAACAGATTCTTGCTTATGGAAATTCGCACCATCAATTTCAATTGCCAAAACAGGCGTTTTTGAAATACGGTTCGTAATTAGAAAATCAATATGCGTTGAAGGATGTTTGGCATAACTGAGCAACGCCTGATTATCCGCTATTTTTGAAAAATCTCGAATTAGATGATTCATTGGATACTCAAAGAACACATCTAAACTTGGGCAAGTTTTCAAGACATCGCGAATCATTCTGTACGCAATGTTTTCCGAAGGATATTTCGAGATACTTTCCATGTTTCTGAAATTCGTGCAGCACTTTTGACTAAACAAAACATCGAAAATGGAATAAACCCTACTTTCTACAGACTCACCGGCATTGTATTGAATGTAACCTATTAGGTCATCAAGAATACTACCCTTTGGCTGTTCCTGTTTGGAAGCAACCAATATAAACTTATTCTTTGCTCTTGAAACAGCCACATTTATTATCTGCGGATCTCCGGAAAACTCGGTCAAAACATTATCTACCGTTGAAAAAATTATCACTTCCTTTTCACGGCCTTGAAACTTATGAATGGTCGATATATCAATGTTCGGAATAAACTTTCTTAATTCATTACACTGTTTGTTATAAGGGGAAATTATCCCTACATCGGTCGTTTTGAGTGTTGGCATCACTTCTTGAGCAATTGCATCTATCTGTTTCTGGTTGACATTATTTTCTCGACTAGTCGGAGCCGTCCAATGAATTACCAGCGGATTTTGTTCTGTATTGTTAGAAAGAACAACCAGCTGATTGTCATAGAATTTCTGATTACAAAACTCAATAATCTTCGGGTGGCAACGATAATGTTCTTTCAACAAAGTTTTAGCTGCTTCGGGAATAAAGCGACCAATAGAATCCAAGAAACTCACATCCGCACAGTTATACATCTGAGGCACTTTATGCTTTTCAAAAATTTCTTGATACTTTTCCTTTTCTTCTCTTGTCGTCACCTTTTCAAGTTGCTTACTATCGCCAACAATCACGGCATTCTTCGCACAAGAAATAGCTAACGCACCCGTAGCAATATCAACCTGCGAAGATTCATCCATAATCACATAGTCAAAAACGGCATTTGGACTAAGCGCACTCTTTGACGCAAACGTAGTGCTGAAAACAATTGGATAATCTTTAAGAAAATCACCCCACCTACGGGACAAATCTTCTTTTTTATAGATAGTTTGTTCCTTACGCAAATAAAATTTTCGAAAAACACTCTCATACAAAATCAATTTTGAAAAGCTCTGCAAATCAGACGCTGCCCGCTCATTAGCCTTTACAGAATTTTCCAAAGACTTAATGCGATTTCCATATTCAGCCAATCGAATTATAAAACAGAAATTTTCAAGACTTGCTATAATCGCAGCAACATCACCCTTGAGAAATTTCCAATTAGAAAGCCCCTTAACAAAACGCAGCCAAACACGAGTAAAAAAAGAAAACTTGTTTCTTGACGGGTTATTCTTAAGATTTGATTCTAGTTGGCTTCTTACGGATTCTATATCGAATTGATTTAGATCATTCCGATTTTCAACGGAGTAGTCTAAAATTTTCAATTCATCTAGATAGTCCTTAAAATGCTCGTAATTCACTCTCGCACTTTCAAATTCCGTCTTTACGCGAGCTAACTCATTCTGCTCACTAAAAAGCCGTTTTGCGTCGGAAACTTTCTTTAATATGTTCTTTTGCCACGAAGCAAGGCTCGGACGATTTTTTTCTATGGGAGGTTCCAATTTTCTAGGCTTTTGCGATTCAATAAAAGATGTCTTATTTTCATCTTTACCAAGCATAGCCGAAAGAAAATCCAATTTATATTGAGACAACTTCTCTTGGACGTTCTTTATGGCGCTATTATTGTTGGATACGACTAACGCGGTCTTCCCTTGAATCAGCAAGTTGGCCAGGATATTTAAAATCGTCTGTGTTTTACCGGTTCCTGGAGGACCTTGAATTAGGCTAATTGTATATTTGAACGCATTTTGAACTGCTTTGATTTGGCTGAGGTTGCAACCAAACGGGAAAACAAGACTTTGAGTCTCTGTAGTTTGCAAGTCCTTTTGAGCTCCTGACTTCAAATAAAGAGCCAACGCGGTATCTTCACCTTCGTAGATTCCTTTTATTTTGTCATATTGCTTTTGCAATAAGGAGGCATCCGTTTTCTTATTATCATTTTCACAAAACTCTTGAACCAACAAGGGATTATTTGCCGCGACATCCTTCAGATAATTCAAGACGGCACTTTGAAAAGAATCCTTCGTTTCATTCAGGATCTTCAGCTCATCACACTTATAGGTTTTAGCCTTATCCTTGAAAACAATATGCCAATATTTTTTGTTCGATTTGGCGTCACAAAACTCATAGATGTTTTCAATATTGTAAAGTTCAATGCCATTTACAGAAATCTTCTGTTTTTTGAAATCATGCTGGCAAGGGTTATTAAGACAAACAACATTACCGGCACTATATTCATAAGCACTACCATTACGAAAAACAACCTTACATTTCCGGCTAGCATCATCAAAGGAAAGAGTTTCCACCTCTTCCGTTTTTATTTCACCTTTGATTAATACGAGAACTTCGCGCGGGTTCATGATTGCACAATCTACTTAGCACGGCGCAATACGTATTTTCCCTTGCCTGCGCCCACAACAGGTTCCACTATATTTAGCGTTTTCATCCGCTTTATAAGATTGGTAGCAGTAGCCGGAGCACACCCTAAGTTTTTCGACCCAAATCCCGAATTTTTAACAATAGCCTTCAAAATGAAAGCATCCTGCCGATATTCTGGTTTCGGCAATCCCTGCGTTTCCCTCCCCTTGCCGCCAGAAGTCCGAATCAAACTTTTCGGCAGCAAGATAGAATAGTCACCGAAGAGAAGCTTGAAGTTGTCAACGACAACTTTTTCGACCTCTTCTTCGGTCTTGAATTGAACCTTGGAATAGAATGTGCCAGTGGGAGTGAAAAGCATGGGGAATGTCCTACAGCGAATCAATCGCATCTCCAATACTTTCATTTTTCCAATACATTACAGACTCATCTTCGATTCCCATTTTCTCTGCGATATCTGCCAATTTAAACATTTGTTCACGAATAAACAAATCATCATAGCACAAAGGAATTTTTTGCTTAAACTTTCTCAATATACGAATAATGCCAAATTTTATCAAGGAATTTTCTTTAAATAAACTAAACCATTTTTCATATCCACAATAATGGACGAAAATTTCTAACACAGCCTCGTATTTTGACATATCTCCAAAATCATCGTCTAAATAGATTTTTGACAAAGCCATTCCCACACAAGGGATTAATTCGTTTTTTCTGTTCATTATTACTGAATATGTAAAGGAATCAAAAAAGGAATCTCTAAACATCTGTTTGTCTTGCGTTGAAATCCAATCAAATGTCAATATTTTATTTGCTTCTTCTTCATATATAGGCTTAAATACATTTATAGATTCCTCAACAGCTGATTTTAAATCAGAATTATCCGATTCATAGAAATCGTATATTAATTCATAATAAGGTTTTATTATATACCTATAACGATCTCTACTTAATGCATTTTTTTGATATTTTTCCGCAACTTTGTTTATTGAAGGACATATTTTCTTTAAATCAGCCACTTCTAATTTTTCTAAATTTTTCAAAACACGAATAAACCCTACGGCACGGTCGATAGGAAAATTTGTAGATGTTGCTATAATAGAAATAACTTTCTCTTTAGCTTCATCAGAATAACAATTTTTCAAAACATTCGGATTGATTTCTAAAGAAATAGTCTCTTTTAAGAAATTAGTACATTTTTCCTTCATTTCATCATTAAGAAAAACAAATGCATCTAGAGCGAGGAAGTAATGTTTTTTAAAGCTCTCCAATAACTTAGAAATAATAGAATCATCAGAATAAAAAGCAGTCAGATAAGTTTTCTTTTTTTTATCATTTAGTATAGCTATATAATAATCTTCATAATAGGATATCGCAAAATCATCTTTTGAAAGCATTAAACAATTGTCTATAATCCAGTGCAGTATTTTGTTGAGTTGTTCTTCATCATCAATTTGCTTTAAAAAATCTACAAACGGATCATGAATACCCCATCTTTTCCCATTATTCGCTAAAATCTGGAGACTTTTATCCGTATTATTAAAAAATCTTTCAAAAAACAAATTATAATATTTTTTCGCATCATTGTTTTCTACACGTTTAGCGATTTCATTCATCAAAAAACATAACATTTGGAGATTTCCACCGCCATCTTCCTTAGATTTGAATAAATTAATATACTTTTCAAATAAAAAGAGTTGAGTATCTTTTGAAAGTCGACGCAAAAAAAGAGGCATAACGGTTTGCATATATTCTTCATCGGAAGAATGTCCAAAATAATAAAACGAATAAGGAAATAATTCATACAAACATCCGTCATCAACTTTATATATTAATTCAACAAATTTACTTTCAGAAATTATTCCTTCCATTGGAATATTTAAATATTCAAAGAAATTTAAAAGACATCTATATTTTATTTTTTCGTAATTATTGGACGGAATAGAAATAGTTGTTTGATGTCTTTTTTTTGAGTTTGGTTTCGTTATATCTAAATTTTCCTTTGTTTTTTCTTCGACAAGTATCTCTATATAACGATTAGGATAATTTAAATCTAAAGATCTTAATTCATTTATAGATTTAGTTAATCTTTGATAAATTTCTGAATTTTTATTACTGATATAATATCTATAATACAATAGTATAAAAAGTTTCAATTGAGGTTCTTTATTACATTTTTTCAGCAATATTTCGAATAGATTTCTAATTAATTCAACATTTGTATAATTATAAACACCTTCAAGCACCAGAAGAAATGTTATCTTACAAAGAATATGTAACGGATTCGCATCTTTTTTCTTTTCTGGGAACCAACCTTTAATTTTTGTTTCAAGCTCTTCATATTCTAAATTTTTAAAATAAAACTTGCACCTTTGATAATCAACAATATCCTCAGACTTATTTTCAATCAAAGATGCAAATTCTTCAAACTTATTATATTTATTACAATCAAAATAATACTTAAAAATCAATTCTGAGAAGACAATAGCCTTTGTCAAATATATTTTCTTTTCGACAAAATGCCTAATTATTAATTCAATATTATCAATATCAAATAGTTGCGTTAAAGAAAAAAAGTTATTCAAACACCAAGTGTAAACAAATAGATATTCTATTTCACCCCACAATCCCTTATCTTTTCCTAAAAACTGAATTTTATCAACAACAAGCTGTCTATAATACAATTCATTTACTTTAAATTTTGGCAAATCAATATATTCTTGCATTAAGTCAACAGATAAACGGTCTTTGGGAAAACAAGCCAATTTATTTAGGATTTTATTGACATCAATTTTTAGATTATCTTCATATGACATGCGTTCACTTTCTTTCTCTCTCTGCTTTTGTATAAAATAACTAAAAATCTTTGAAAAATTTTCCGGTATTTCTTGCGAACGGTCTGATAAGTCCTTATACTGATTTTCTTCTAGCATCACATCAAAAGGTTGTACATACGCAGGACTATTCAAAACTCTAACAAAATCATCTAACTTTAATGGAATTATATAATTATTTCTAAAAAACTGTTTTTGCTCTATTTTATAATCTTTTTCAGAAACATCAAATAAGAAAATGGGGTTTAAGTTAGACGCATGCCCACCTTTTATCATGATTCTTTTTAATTCTTTAACCCAATATTTAAAATTCCAATCATTTCCAGAAAAACCAAATAAGCAAAAGGAATTTTCCAAGATTTTCACTTTCATGAAATTTGAAAACCCTTCATGATTTACGGCATAATTCTCAAAATCTTTTTCTGTAATCAAATAAAGGTGGTCGAAACAATCATCAAATTCATACTTCTGTTCTTCTCGTTCTGTTTTAGACCTAAGTGACCCATGTATTTTTACAATTCTATCTTTATTACAATGTTTCAAATCTTTCGCAGAACGAACAACTTCATATCGTTCATCCTTATCGGCACTTTCAAGTAAATTATCCCAATTAGTTGTAATAATATCACACCAATTTAACTTTAAAAAAGCTTCATGAATACTCAAATTTTGGGATAACTCCTGCTTTTGCAAAATATGATTTTCAATGTATATATCTAAGGATTCTCTATTTCCCTTATATTTTTCATATTCAGCGGCAACAACGGGTTCCCTTCTATTTTGGATTTCTTTGGCAACTCTTTTATTGTAATTAATTTCGGATTCTTTATCATTTCTGCAAATTTCATTCGGATACATTTCGTTAAACGCATCTATCAATAAATTTGCCCAATCAGGGAATGATGGATTCGAATTAAGACTAAACCCAGCTCCAACAATTGCAGACATTGATTTATCATTCAATTTATATTCAATATAATCAATACTTAACTTTAATCTATCATCTTCATTTAATTCTTTATTATAATATTCATCAAAGAAATCAAAATCTTCATTTTCAAAATTATACTTTTTAGAGGATAAACTCATAATATCATACCATCCTAAAAATTTTTTTCATTATTTATTTTTTAAATTGTTCTTCACTCTTTCCAAAACAGAATCATCAATTTTTACTCCATCAAATTGCAGATATTCTTGGCAGTCTCCAACATAATTTTTGTCAATATGAACATATCCATCAGAATCAATTTTGAGAATTCTAGCATCACTATCAAATAAAAGATGTAAATCTGATCTTAGCAAAATACCATTGTTAACTACTTCAAATCCGCCATCTTTTACAGCTACAATATGAGCAGCTTGAAGAACTTCGGGGATTGCAATTTTTGAAATAGCACATTTTCCATCCAAATCTAAAAGATTCTTACGGAATGCCGATTGATCTCGTATCACTTGCTCCGCAGTTCTCGTATTCCTTTTTTCTTCGCAACCAACCTTAAACACAAGTGTTCTTGTATTTATTTTTGAATTATAAGTAACCTTTCCGTTATCATCAGCAGCATACCATAGTACATATGATATTCGACCATTTTCTATGTGATATTCTTCTTTCCCATATGAAATTCCATCTGGAGCACTCTGTTTATGAGTTTTTATATACGCCTCGATTTTACTATTTAGATTTTTCTCATACACAATTTCTATAAAATCTGTTTTATGTACCCATTTTACATGATAAGAAGGAACCTCTTCTACTTTTCCCTTTACTTCCCAAAAAGTTTGAAAATCGGCTTCACCAAAATCACCAACTTTTGACTGCGTAACCTTCAACGGTACTACAATTAATTCATCGGGATTGTACTTTACTTGCAAGCCTTCGTAATTCAGAAATTCAATAGACATTATCTTCTCCCATACTTATTGATTATCAGATTCTAAGTTTTCGTCAGCCATCATCTTTTCATTAACTGCATCAATAAAATCATAAATCGGTCCTGATGAAATTATTTTATCCTTACCACTACTTTCTTTTTCTTATTTTTTTTACAAAACCATTCGCACAAAAATACTTATACAACAAATCACATGTATTGCTTGATGAACATACGTTAGTTTGCCTAGGAATTAAATTTAGTTCCTGTGCAAGATCCAACCTAATCTTTGTATACGAAAATTCATGCACTTGACTATAGTTCAATTTATCTTTTAACAATCTATTTATTCTTTCTTGTAAAATAGCATCATATGGTAATTGAGGAAAAGTTTTTTTATACAGATCCATGCATTCAGGTACAAACATCAACAAATTTTTTAGAAAATCTTCAATCTCATCCAGCCTTGCTTCATATCGAGATTGTATTTCAAATACCGATTCATGTTGATATGAATACCAAGTACTAACATCAAACTCGTAATTAATATTTTCCCTTTTTTGTTCCGTAAAATATGCAGAAAATCCTTTTGGAAATATAAATTTAAACGGATTCTCCATCTCACTCTCATTTAAACGATATAGAAAAAAAGGCACTTCATTCTTACTCTTTTTCTGATTACAATAAGAACAGCTAGGAACCATATTATAAAAATTAATACCCAAAAATGGAAAATCTCTTTTATCTTTAAAATGATCCAACTGATACGTTGCAAAATTGCCACTAGAGCCCGAACAAGATTCCAAGGAATGCATATTACAGTAAACGCAGCTTTGAATATTTGAATCTTCCACAAAAGAAATAAATTCATCTCTTGCACACGAGTACCGCAAACAATCTTCAACAATCAACATATAAAAAGAGTCTTTTTTTTCCCCATATCTACACCTATAGCTAAATTGTTTTTTTTTGACCATTGAAAAAAATTGTTCTTGATACCAATCATACTCTCTTGGATGCAAATCGACAATTCGCTCAAATATCATTGCAAGATTTTTTATATACTCTTTAAAATTCTTTAAAACGTCTTTTTTTTCAACTTCTGAAATCCCCTGCTCAATCACCTCAATTTTATCGTAAAAATCAATTAAAGCTTGACTAGGCTTCACAAAATCGGCCCTTCTCTCGGAAAATAGGGTTTTTGAAAACGTTTGAGCCTTCTCTTCAACGTCTTTCGAAATTAAGATTCTATACACAACTAAACCTTTTTCTTAATTTTATTATTTCATTTCTTAATAATTCATCGCCAACAAGGGTAACAAAAGCATCTATAGAATCCTCATTCCAATCATATTCATGTTCTTTCCCAGTTAAACAATTCAGCAAATCAAAAATTTTTTTTCTTGCAAAATCACCAAATAAACTAGACACCAAAAAATTATTATGAAGCAATGAAAATGTATTTTGAGCAAATGTTTCATTTTTATTTTCATGCTGTACACCATCACATAGATAAAGTGATTTTCGCGATGGAATATCGGTCAAAATAAAGGGAGAATGAGTGATTAAAATTATATTAATAGAACATTCCTTATTCTGTCGCATAGAAAGTATCATATCAATCAATTTTTTTA
This window of the Fibrobacter sp. UBA4297 genome carries:
- a CDS encoding ATP-binding protein, whose product is MRADFLDKKDYNGPLCKQIDDAYKFVLNHLNMAIEINGVVHDEKYELPPKAIRELIINAAIHRNYQMNSSVQVAVYDDRVEISSPGTLYGTLTLEEALSGRSSIRNKTLARTLEKVHVLEGWGSGFQRINTLCQEYGVALPEFTEIGDMFRVNFYRHINGGKVAINSKSGDKTAINPENGDKYGEKVAINAENGDKSGDKKSTKFKKMIVEYLAEHDEARSQDIATYIGLKVSRTRDYLSELVEEGKITPNGANKNRTYSLKT
- a CDS encoding helix-turn-helix domain-containing protein — its product is MSLQQEILNGESRTLEYKVELPEDSEKWVKSIVAFANGAGGKFVVGVNNRREFIGIPKKADLFELKDSIADKRWTPVSFAQGDRCRYSISLQGLFKKGQA
- a CDS encoding AAA domain-containing protein — encoded protein: MNPREVLVLIKGEIKTEEVETLSFDDASRKCKVVFRNGSAYEYSAGNVVCLNNPCQHDFKKQKISVNGIELYNIENIYEFCDAKSNKKYWHIVFKDKAKTYKCDELKILNETKDSFQSAVLNYLKDVAANNPLLVQEFCENDNKKTDASLLQKQYDKIKGIYEGEDTALALYLKSGAQKDLQTTETQSLVFPFGCNLSQIKAVQNAFKYTISLIQGPPGTGKTQTILNILANLLIQGKTALVVSNNNSAIKNVQEKLSQYKLDFLSAMLGKDENKTSFIESQKPRKLEPPIEKNRPSLASWQKNILKKVSDAKRLFSEQNELARVKTEFESARVNYEHFKDYLDELKILDYSVENRNDLNQFDIESVRSQLESNLKNNPSRNKFSFFTRVWLRFVKGLSNWKFLKGDVAAIIASLENFCFIIRLAEYGNRIKSLENSVKANERAASDLQSFSKLILYESVFRKFYLRKEQTIYKKEDLSRRWGDFLKDYPIVFSTTFASKSALSPNAVFDYVIMDESSQVDIATGALAISCAKNAVIVGDSKQLEKVTTREEKEKYQEIFEKHKVPQMYNCADVSFLDSIGRFIPEAAKTLLKEHYRCHPKIIEFCNQKFYDNQLVVLSNNTEQNPLVIHWTAPTSRENNVNQKQIDAIAQEVMPTLKTTDVGIISPYNKQCNELRKFIPNIDISTIHKFQGREKEVIIFSTVDNVLTEFSGDPQIINVAVSRAKNKFILVASKQEQPKGSILDDLIGYIQYNAGESVESRVYSIFDVLFSQKCCTNFRNMESISKYPSENIAYRMIRDVLKTCPSLDVFFEYPMNHLIRDFSKIADNQALLSYAKHPSTHIDFLITNRISKTPVLAIEIDGANFHKQESVQAERDRMKDCILERYGIDYVRFSTKGSNEREQLESKLKAYMVN
- a CDS encoding SIR2 family protein, producing the protein MSLSSKKYNFENEDFDFFDEYYNKELNEDDRLKLSIDYIEYKLNDKSMSAIVGAGFSLNSNPSFPDWANLLIDAFNEMYPNEICRNDKESEINYNKRVAKEIQNRREPVVAAEYEKYKGNRESLDIYIENHILQKQELSQNLSIHEAFLKLNWCDIITTNWDNLLESADKDERYEVVRSAKDLKHCNKDRIVKIHGSLRSKTEREEQKYEFDDCFDHLYLITEKDFENYAVNHEGFSNFMKVKILENSFCLFGFSGNDWNFKYWVKELKRIMIKGGHASNLNPIFLFDVSEKDYKIEQKQFFRNNYIIPLKLDDFVRVLNSPAYVQPFDVMLEENQYKDLSDRSQEIPENFSKIFSYFIQKQREKESERMSYEDNLKIDVNKILNKLACFPKDRLSVDLMQEYIDLPKFKVNELYYRQLVVDKIQFLGKDKGLWGEIEYLFVYTWCLNNFFSLTQLFDIDNIELIIRHFVEKKIYLTKAIVFSELIFKYYFDCNKYNKFEEFASLIENKSEDIVDYQRCKFYFKNLEYEELETKIKGWFPEKKKDANPLHILCKITFLLVLEGVYNYTNVELIRNLFEILLKKCNKEPQLKLFILLYYRYYISNKNSEIYQRLTKSINELRSLDLNYPNRYIEILVEEKTKENLDITKPNSKKRHQTTISIPSNNYEKIKYRCLLNFFEYLNIPMEGIISESKFVELIYKVDDGCLYELFPYSFYYFGHSSDEEYMQTVMPLFLRRLSKDTQLFLFEKYINLFKSKEDGGGNLQMLCFLMNEIAKRVENNDAKKYYNLFFERFFNNTDKSLQILANNGKRWGIHDPFVDFLKQIDDEEQLNKILHWIIDNCLMLSKDDFAISYYEDYYIAILNDKKKKTYLTAFYSDDSIISKLLESFKKHYFLALDAFVFLNDEMKEKCTNFLKETISLEINPNVLKNCYSDEAKEKVISIIATSTNFPIDRAVGFIRVLKNLEKLEVADLKKICPSINKVAEKYQKNALSRDRYRYIIKPYYELIYDFYESDNSDLKSAVEESINVFKPIYEEEANKILTFDWISTQDKQMFRDSFFDSFTYSVIMNRKNELIPCVGMALSKIYLDDDFGDMSKYEAVLEIFVHYCGYEKWFSLFKENSLIKFGIIRILRKFKQKIPLCYDDLFIREQMFKLADIAEKMGIEDESVMYWKNESIGDAIDSL
- a CDS encoding HNH endonuclease — encoded protein: MSIEFLNYEGLQVKYNPDELIVVPLKVTQSKVGDFGEADFQTFWEVKGKVEEVPSYHVKWVHKTDFIEIVYEKNLNSKIEAYIKTHKQSAPDGISYGKEEYHIENGRISYVLWYAADDNGKVTYNSKINTRTLVFKVGCEEKRNTRTAEQVIRDQSAFRKNLLDLDGKCAISKIAIPEVLQAAHIVAVKDGGFEVVNNGILLRSDLHLLFDSDARILKIDSDGYVHIDKNYVGDCQEYLQFDGVKIDDSVLERVKNNLKNK